In a single window of the Streptomyces sp. NBC_00353 genome:
- a CDS encoding serine hydrolase produces MTLPTSKTSTKMRTSVLSASVTTVFLLAGSVAGGMYLVGRWSDPGPGPVASVSSAAASPAPGPPAPVVTSEEPEVDLDAELAAAVAPLAGDSRVSVAVLDAAVGAGAVYGNGTYATASIVKVDILAALLLRAQDQGRELTGYERSRSVTMIENSDNAAATALMRTIGGAAGLDAANTRFGLAGTTAAAAWGLTRTTAADQLVLLRTVFGTDSKLTEDSRAYLQGLMRNVAADQHWGVSAAGSDWALKNGWMPRSATGLWDINSIGQVKSNGHTYLVAVLSAGQQTMATGIERVESVAKAAVGVLDGAR; encoded by the coding sequence ATGACCCTGCCGACATCGAAGACAAGTACGAAGATGCGTACGTCCGTACTGTCCGCGTCCGTGACCACCGTGTTCCTGCTGGCCGGTTCCGTCGCGGGCGGCATGTATCTGGTGGGCCGGTGGTCGGATCCGGGACCCGGCCCCGTCGCCTCCGTATCGTCGGCCGCGGCCTCACCGGCTCCGGGCCCGCCGGCTCCGGTGGTGACGAGCGAGGAGCCCGAGGTGGATCTGGACGCGGAGCTGGCCGCGGCGGTGGCGCCGCTGGCCGGCGACTCCAGGGTTTCGGTCGCGGTGCTGGACGCCGCGGTCGGGGCCGGTGCGGTGTACGGGAACGGGACCTACGCCACCGCGAGCATCGTCAAGGTCGACATCCTCGCGGCGCTGCTGCTCCGGGCCCAGGACCAGGGGCGGGAGCTCACCGGCTACGAACGCAGCCGTTCCGTCACCATGATCGAGAACAGTGACAACGCCGCCGCGACCGCGCTCATGCGGACGATCGGCGGGGCGGCCGGACTCGACGCGGCCAACACCCGGTTCGGCCTGGCCGGCACGACCGCCGCGGCCGCGTGGGGGCTGACCCGGACCACGGCGGCAGATCAGCTGGTGCTGCTGAGGACGGTGTTCGGTACGGACTCGAAGCTGACCGAGGACTCCCGTGCCTATCTGCAGGGGCTGATGCGGAACGTGGCGGCCGATCAGCATTGGGGGGTGTCCGCGGCGGGCAGCGACTGGGCGCTGAAGAACGGCTGGATGCCGCGGAGCGCCACCGGCCTCTGGGACATCAACAGCATCGGGCAGGTGAAGAGCAACGGGCACACGTACCTGGTGGCGGTGCTCTCCGCCGGGCAGCAGACGATGGCGACGGGGATCGAGCGGGTGGAGTCGGTCGCGAAGGCCGCGGTCGGGGTGCTCGACGGGGCGCGGTGA